A window from Fodinibius salicampi encodes these proteins:
- the sthA gene encoding Si-specific NAD(P)(+) transhydrogenase, translating into MSRDYNVIIIGSGPAGFSCAMQSSKFDQQVLVVESHEEHLGGTWINTGTVPSKSLREAAKTILEFNEQFGDDEAKKPYERFKMADLLQYKQQILEKENQKVKNDLIKNNVDVARGMGRLKDEHTVDVVTHYGTTETYTADYILLCTGSTPSQPETFSIDHDKILDYKSILDLTHIPRRLAVVGSSVNAFEYATIFASLGTRVTLLCERTDYLSFLDEEIKEHLQKSLNKKGITVKDNISVQEVEFNPLLNNTEVKYRANNGDDRLQVLETEHVLYIGSRQPNVHDIGLEDVGVATDEKNFVAVNETFKTNIDSIYAAGDIVGFPRLASASFSQGRLAACNMFGIPTLEVPEQIPYGIYSIPEISNIGLSEQQAKEKGFDVTVGRAYFKNIAKSNMTNHDEGLLKLVFDTNSLKLLGVHILGDEAANLIHLGQSVIAFDGDVRYFIQQVMNYPTLSEAYRIAAFNGVNRVYKTGTKYHSLLKEED; encoded by the coding sequence ATGAGTCGAGATTACAATGTTATAATTATTGGCAGCGGGCCGGCTGGTTTTTCGTGTGCCATGCAAAGTTCGAAGTTTGATCAGCAGGTTCTAGTGGTTGAATCCCACGAAGAACATTTGGGCGGGACCTGGATTAATACTGGAACGGTACCAAGTAAATCGCTTCGTGAAGCTGCTAAAACCATTTTGGAATTTAATGAACAGTTTGGGGATGACGAAGCAAAAAAACCTTACGAGCGCTTTAAAATGGCTGATTTGCTGCAATACAAGCAACAAATATTAGAAAAAGAAAATCAGAAGGTTAAAAATGATCTCATTAAAAACAATGTGGATGTAGCTCGCGGAATGGGCCGGCTAAAAGATGAGCATACTGTTGATGTCGTTACGCATTATGGGACGACCGAAACCTACACCGCTGATTATATTCTTCTGTGCACGGGCAGCACCCCTTCCCAGCCAGAGACTTTTTCCATTGACCATGATAAAATACTGGATTACAAATCGATCCTCGACCTCACCCACATACCGCGCCGATTAGCTGTAGTAGGTTCCAGCGTTAATGCTTTTGAGTATGCCACGATTTTTGCTTCCCTTGGAACCCGGGTAACATTGCTTTGCGAGCGAACAGATTATCTCTCCTTTCTGGATGAAGAAATTAAAGAACACCTGCAAAAATCTCTTAATAAAAAGGGTATTACGGTTAAAGATAACATCTCCGTACAGGAAGTAGAATTTAATCCCCTGTTAAATAATACAGAAGTAAAATACAGGGCCAATAACGGAGATGACAGGCTTCAGGTTCTTGAAACCGAACATGTGCTATATATAGGAAGTCGCCAACCCAATGTTCATGATATTGGACTGGAAGATGTTGGGGTTGCTACAGATGAAAAAAACTTTGTGGCTGTAAATGAAACATTTAAAACGAATATTGACAGTATTTATGCTGCCGGGGATATTGTAGGTTTTCCAAGACTGGCTTCAGCTTCTTTTTCACAAGGACGACTGGCCGCCTGCAATATGTTTGGCATACCTACCCTGGAAGTACCGGAGCAAATCCCCTATGGGATCTATTCTATTCCAGAGATTTCCAATATTGGTCTCTCAGAACAGCAAGCAAAGGAAAAAGGCTTTGATGTTACCGTGGGACGCGCTTACTTTAAAAATATTGCAAAAAGCAATATGACCAACCACGATGAAGGCTTGCTCAAACTAGTGTTTGATACTAACTCTCTGAAACTATTGGGGGTTCATATTCTGGGTGATGAGGCGGCCAATCTCATCCATCTGGGACAGTCCGTAATCGCCTTTGACGGAGATGTACGTTACTTTATCCAGCAGGTAATGAACTACCCGACGTTAAGCGAGGCATACCGAATTGCAGCTTTTAATGGAGTGAACCGAGTCTATAAGACCGGTACCAAGTATCACAGTCTTCTCAAAGAAGAAGATTAA
- a CDS encoding superoxide dismutase: MAYELPDLPYDYDALEPHIDERTMKIHHTKHHQGYTNKVNAALDGHKFADLPIESVLQRINEVPEDIRQSVINNGGGYANHKLFWTILSPNGGGEATGDIADAIDEEFGSFADFKEEFSNAATGQFGSGWGWLCVKSDGSLEVLSTANQNSPYMNGLTPILGLDVWEHAYYLHYQNKRGDYVESFWNLVNWDQVNEYYADAT, from the coding sequence ATGGCTTACGAATTACCGGATTTACCATACGACTATGATGCGCTTGAACCACATATTGATGAGCGTACTATGAAAATTCACCACACGAAACATCACCAGGGATATACCAATAAGGTGAATGCAGCACTGGATGGGCATAAGTTTGCTGATCTTCCAATTGAGAGTGTCCTCCAACGAATTAATGAAGTGCCTGAAGATATTCGCCAGTCAGTCATTAATAATGGTGGTGGATATGCTAACCATAAGCTCTTTTGGACGATTCTTTCCCCAAATGGCGGTGGTGAAGCTACCGGAGATATAGCTGATGCTATTGACGAAGAGTTTGGAAGCTTCGCTGATTTCAAAGAAGAATTCAGTAATGCAGCAACCGGACAGTTTGGTTCTGGTTGGGGTTGGCTGTGCGTGAAATCTGACGGTAGTCTTGAAGTACTATCCACTGCTAACCAAAATAGCCCCTATATGAACGGATTAACCCCGATCTTAGGACTTGATGTTTGGGAACATGCATACTACCTGCACTACCAGAATAAGCGTGGTGATTACGTGGAAAGTTTCTGGAATCTGGTTAATTGGGACCAGGTAAATGAATATTATGCGGATGCTACCTAA
- a CDS encoding BrxA/BrxB family bacilliredoxin → MQFGLGTGPDVSWMREELTDLGIEELKTVDDVDRAMDEYKEGTMLMVINSVCGCAAGNARPAVEIALNESDAKPDHKVTVFAGQDKEATARAREYFSEYPPSSPAFAYFKDGEIKAMIPRHRIEGRTKVEIADDLKMVFEAFEGEEEVSE, encoded by the coding sequence ATGCAATTTGGATTAGGAACAGGCCCCGATGTTTCATGGATGCGTGAAGAACTTACGGATTTGGGAATTGAAGAACTGAAGACCGTTGATGATGTTGACCGTGCGATGGACGAGTATAAGGAAGGCACAATGTTAATGGTCATAAACTCGGTTTGTGGCTGTGCAGCAGGTAATGCACGTCCAGCAGTTGAAATAGCGCTAAATGAATCGGATGCCAAGCCGGATCATAAAGTTACGGTATTTGCAGGGCAGGATAAGGAGGCAACGGCTAGAGCCCGTGAATACTTTAGTGAATATCCTCCATCTTCACCGGCATTTGCCTATTTTAAGGACGGAGAAATTAAAGCAATGATTCCGCGCCATCGTATTGAAGGTCGAACAAAAGTGGAGATCGCTGATGACCTAAAGATGGTATTTGAAGCATTTGAAGGGGAAGAAGAGGTTTCTGAATAA
- a CDS encoding ABC1 kinase family protein, whose protein sequence is MSNDFPSSKFERGKIFAKTGLKVGTNYAKRYLKKSVGKKETEEEGRQFHSENARQVFNEFSKLRGTALKIAQSLSMDEGILPNEFSEVMSEAQYSVPPINKALARSIIKKELGGYPEKLFHNFDPEAIAAASIGQVHAAELKNGQKVAIKIQYPNVRNTIHSDLAMAKSLMNRLTKRGANLDDYFEEVESTLMEETDYLQEGQYIEYFYDRFAGEQVITPQWIKDYSSPKVLTMTYIEGRHLKEFLATDPSQEKRNHFGQLLWDFFHNQVEQRNFIHADTHPGNFFFRDDNRLGVIDFGCVKKFDEEFTQNYMQLLPVLINGDEQDIRQLYKRLDIIKENPDNPKKEEQFFQFCKNYGHTFAMPYLDDEFDFGDPSFQQRINRYAKEMPIMNEPRGDKNFIYSTKVHIGLYNILTKLKAQVDTRRSKEITQRVLGEMQQEPTN, encoded by the coding sequence ATGAGTAACGACTTTCCATCTTCAAAATTTGAAAGAGGCAAAATATTTGCCAAGACAGGCCTAAAAGTAGGCACAAACTATGCGAAACGATATTTAAAAAAATCAGTAGGAAAAAAAGAAACCGAAGAAGAGGGACGTCAGTTCCATTCCGAAAATGCCCGGCAGGTTTTTAATGAATTTTCTAAGCTCCGGGGCACTGCTTTAAAAATCGCCCAATCACTCAGTATGGATGAAGGGATCCTCCCTAATGAGTTTTCCGAAGTGATGAGTGAAGCTCAATACAGCGTGCCCCCTATAAATAAAGCGCTGGCTCGCTCTATCATAAAAAAAGAACTCGGGGGCTATCCCGAAAAACTGTTTCACAACTTTGACCCCGAAGCTATTGCCGCAGCATCAATCGGACAAGTACACGCGGCCGAATTAAAAAACGGACAAAAAGTAGCGATCAAGATCCAGTATCCAAACGTACGGAATACCATCCATTCCGACCTGGCAATGGCTAAATCGCTAATGAATCGACTTACAAAGCGGGGTGCAAACCTGGATGACTACTTTGAGGAGGTAGAATCCACATTGATGGAAGAGACAGACTACCTGCAAGAGGGCCAATATATTGAATACTTTTACGACCGTTTTGCCGGTGAACAGGTAATTACTCCCCAGTGGATTAAAGACTATTCCTCTCCAAAAGTGCTGACCATGACCTATATAGAGGGGCGTCACCTGAAAGAATTTCTGGCTACCGATCCCTCTCAGGAAAAACGAAACCATTTTGGACAGTTACTTTGGGATTTTTTCCATAACCAGGTAGAACAACGAAATTTTATCCACGCCGATACGCATCCGGGAAATTTCTTTTTCCGGGATGACAACCGCCTGGGCGTCATCGATTTCGGATGTGTTAAGAAATTTGATGAAGAGTTTACTCAAAACTATATGCAGCTTTTGCCCGTCCTCATCAATGGGGACGAGCAAGATATCCGACAGCTATACAAACGATTGGACATCATCAAGGAGAATCCCGACAACCCCAAGAAGGAGGAACAGTTCTTCCAGTTCTGCAAAAATTATGGCCATACCTTTGCCATGCCCTACCTGGATGATGAATTTGATTTCGGAGATCCCTCCTTTCAACAGCGGATAAACCGTTATGCCAAAGAAATGCCCATCATGAATGAGCCCCGCGGTGATAAAAATTTTATCTACAGCACCAAAGTCCATATCGGACTTTATAACATTCTGACTAAGCTAAAAGCCCAGGTAGATACTCGTCGCAGTAAGGAAATAACGCAGCGGGTACTCGGGGAAATGCAGCAAGAACCCACTAATTAG
- a CDS encoding TetR/AcrR family transcriptional regulator: MTTINSETVEIKFAIAEAAADLYVEGDNHFNIKDAAQKVGITPAEVFNYFPNKQAILQFYYTTIVFRYRLMIDEIEHFDSYTIGEKLSNFAYTTFDILDEKEAFVERTFKSLILCSYAKTDFEKEVETLMVDFLEDDNNLSVSSTTILNHYFYAFLRRQYLELIRFRLSDTSEGHELTMQLTDKLTNFLQELLYNRVLDQGFELGKFIYTNKETFIQQIPGVRELLSKIEIR; encoded by the coding sequence ATGACTACCATAAATTCTGAAACCGTTGAAATAAAGTTTGCGATTGCTGAGGCTGCGGCCGATCTATATGTAGAAGGCGACAACCACTTTAACATAAAAGATGCTGCACAGAAGGTGGGTATTACACCCGCTGAGGTATTCAACTACTTTCCCAACAAGCAGGCGATTCTACAGTTTTACTATACGACTATTGTATTCCGTTATCGCCTGATGATTGATGAAATTGAACACTTTGATTCCTATACCATTGGGGAAAAACTATCAAACTTTGCATATACTACCTTCGACATACTGGATGAAAAAGAGGCCTTCGTTGAGCGTACATTTAAATCACTGATTCTATGTTCCTACGCAAAGACAGATTTTGAAAAAGAAGTAGAAACCCTCATGGTAGATTTCTTAGAAGATGACAACAATCTATCTGTCAGTTCTACAACTATTTTAAACCACTATTTTTACGCTTTTCTTCGCCGGCAATATCTTGAGCTGATACGTTTTCGGCTCTCCGACACCAGCGAAGGACACGAACTGACCATGCAACTCACTGATAAGCTTACGAACTTTCTGCAAGAGCTTTTATATAACAGGGTTCTCGACCAGGGATTTGAACTCGGTAAATTTATCTATACCAACAAAGAAACATTTATACAGCAGATTCCGGGTGTTCGTGAACTCCTATCCAAAATTGAAATACGATAA
- a CDS encoding S41 family peptidase, translated as MKKFIFVLGFFFSLSAIPVQAQSDEPFVRFPSVSPDGKIIAFSYQGDIWTVPVSGGRAIRLTVHEAYESLPKWSPDGDKIAFISDRHGNDDLFVMNANGSQIRRITYHSTTDELTGWTNDNKLIFTTDRLYNQIEWEPEIHTVPAEGGTPERYFDAFGFMSTMSPNGKFMVFVRGYNGVYRKNYDGPANKDLWLYHTESQTFRQLTDAEGNDMYPTFANDQALYFISERDGTHNLYRITLTDKGMPSSSPNQITHLEGDGIRYFDVSPNNQTVVMEYQTGIYTLDGNNMEPISIEVSHDDRFYNIERKTFTEKAEEFVISPNGDLMAFVIEGEIFVKPNDPDKNRAVRVTDHPYRDRDVAFLNDKTLIFSSDRNGQYDLYSLKSGQDETDNLFESMRFETTQLTSTEEEDERNPIISPNGEKVVFNRGRGKLVAADISDSAKLSEEQILLDTGWATARDIAWSPDNEWLAYALPNLDFNTEVYIHPVDGNTDPVNISKHPHPDTDPVWSPDGSKLAFLSSRNNGDNDIWFAWLTKRDWQRTELEWGKSQKPKEVTPEDTANVNVEIDFDNIYKRLQQVTSLPGNESDIAISEDGQTFYFVTNRDSRREYNADQDLYQVTWDGSERKALTDGDINPRDVRLNIDLNALYLRRDGGTISRYNLDEDRLEQFPFQAKMTINHSKQHEQIFEEAWRTIDNGFYDPDFHGKNWDQLHDHYKPWAMQASSDRDFEDVINMMLGELNASHMGFYGSERAETQSIRTGLLGVEVTPVEKGAKIDRVVSNSPADREVSKLHVGEVITHIDDQPVAQTDNFYQLLTDKVDTPILLTVENTKGEQREITIEPTGNLSDELYKEWIEKRKELTEQYSNSRLGYIHIQGMNWPSFERFERELVAAGEGKEGIVIDVRYNGGGWTTDYLLTVLNYRQHAYTIPRGATNNLSQRKTEFRDHYPFGERLPLSSWTRHSITLANQNSYSNAEIFSHAYKQLNLGTLVGEPTFGAVISTGGAGLMGDSYIRLPFRGWFVKATDQNMEHGPAVPDIEVINPPDYRSKEDTQLIRAVDILLQQIDNDNR; from the coding sequence ATGAAGAAATTTATATTTGTACTGGGATTTTTTTTCTCCCTTTCAGCTATACCCGTTCAGGCTCAATCCGATGAACCTTTTGTCCGCTTTCCTTCTGTCAGTCCCGATGGTAAAATCATCGCTTTCTCTTACCAGGGAGATATATGGACCGTACCTGTTAGTGGAGGAAGAGCCATCCGTTTAACGGTACACGAAGCCTATGAATCTCTTCCTAAATGGAGTCCCGATGGCGATAAAATTGCTTTTATAAGTGACCGCCACGGCAACGATGACCTTTTTGTAATGAATGCAAATGGGAGTCAAATCCGACGCATCACCTATCATTCTACCACCGACGAATTAACTGGATGGACAAACGATAACAAACTTATTTTTACAACAGACCGATTATATAACCAGATAGAATGGGAGCCTGAAATTCATACCGTTCCAGCTGAAGGCGGTACCCCGGAACGTTATTTTGATGCTTTCGGATTTATGTCAACAATGTCTCCAAACGGCAAATTTATGGTGTTTGTCCGCGGATATAACGGAGTTTATCGCAAAAACTACGATGGGCCGGCCAATAAGGATCTGTGGCTTTACCATACTGAGAGCCAAACTTTTCGACAACTAACGGATGCAGAGGGCAATGACATGTATCCCACATTTGCCAATGATCAAGCACTATATTTTATCAGCGAACGAGATGGAACTCATAACCTGTATCGCATTACGCTTACCGATAAAGGAATGCCCAGTAGTTCTCCTAACCAAATTACCCATCTGGAAGGTGACGGCATCCGTTATTTTGATGTGAGCCCAAATAACCAAACGGTCGTCATGGAATACCAGACCGGCATTTATACGCTTGATGGTAATAATATGGAACCGATATCCATTGAGGTATCTCACGACGATCGCTTTTATAATATTGAGCGTAAAACCTTTACAGAAAAGGCCGAAGAATTTGTAATATCTCCCAATGGCGATTTAATGGCTTTTGTCATTGAGGGTGAAATTTTTGTCAAGCCCAATGACCCTGACAAAAACCGTGCAGTCAGAGTTACAGACCATCCCTATCGAGACCGTGATGTAGCATTTTTGAATGATAAGACCCTCATATTTAGCAGCGACCGTAACGGGCAGTATGATTTATACAGTCTCAAATCCGGGCAGGACGAGACAGACAATCTTTTTGAAAGCATGCGATTTGAAACCACACAGCTTACCTCGACCGAAGAAGAGGATGAGCGGAATCCCATTATTTCCCCCAACGGCGAAAAAGTTGTTTTTAACCGAGGTCGGGGAAAATTAGTGGCAGCTGATATTTCTGATAGTGCAAAGCTATCGGAAGAACAGATCCTGCTGGATACTGGCTGGGCAACCGCCCGAGACATCGCCTGGAGCCCCGATAATGAATGGCTCGCATACGCCCTGCCCAATCTTGACTTTAATACCGAAGTATACATCCATCCGGTTGATGGTAATACCGACCCAGTCAATATAAGTAAGCATCCGCATCCGGATACCGATCCTGTATGGAGCCCTGACGGTAGTAAACTGGCTTTTCTTTCCTCCCGCAATAATGGAGATAACGATATTTGGTTTGCCTGGTTAACTAAGCGGGATTGGCAGCGCACGGAGCTGGAATGGGGAAAAAGCCAGAAACCTAAGGAAGTCACCCCGGAAGATACGGCAAATGTAAACGTAGAAATTGATTTTGACAACATTTATAAACGATTACAGCAGGTTACTTCTCTTCCGGGCAACGAATCAGACATCGCTATATCGGAGGATGGACAGACCTTCTACTTTGTAACCAATCGCGACAGTCGCCGGGAATACAATGCCGATCAGGATTTATACCAGGTAACATGGGACGGAAGTGAAAGAAAAGCTTTAACCGATGGGGATATCAATCCCCGCGACGTCCGCCTGAACATTGATCTTAATGCCCTCTACCTGAGACGGGACGGAGGTACCATTAGTCGCTATAATCTGGATGAAGATCGCCTTGAGCAGTTCCCCTTCCAGGCTAAGATGACTATTAATCACTCTAAACAGCATGAGCAGATTTTTGAAGAGGCCTGGCGCACGATTGACAACGGTTTCTATGACCCGGATTTTCATGGAAAAAACTGGGATCAGCTTCACGACCATTACAAGCCATGGGCTATGCAGGCCTCATCCGACCGGGATTTTGAAGATGTCATTAACATGATGCTGGGCGAACTCAATGCCAGTCACATGGGATTCTATGGCTCCGAACGTGCCGAAACACAAAGTATTCGCACCGGACTGCTCGGTGTGGAAGTAACTCCCGTGGAAAAAGGTGCGAAAATTGATCGTGTTGTTTCCAATTCTCCCGCTGATCGAGAAGTGAGCAAACTTCATGTCGGAGAAGTAATTACGCATATAGATGACCAACCGGTTGCCCAAACAGACAATTTCTATCAGCTACTTACCGATAAAGTTGACACACCTATACTCTTGACGGTCGAAAATACGAAAGGAGAGCAACGCGAAATTACAATCGAGCCAACCGGGAATCTCAGCGATGAACTCTACAAAGAATGGATAGAAAAACGCAAAGAACTGACGGAACAGTATTCCAATAGCCGCCTGGGATATATCCACATCCAGGGGATGAACTGGCCAAGCTTTGAACGTTTCGAACGCGAGCTGGTTGCCGCCGGTGAGGGAAAAGAAGGCATTGTAATTGATGTTCGCTATAATGGTGGCGGATGGACCACTGACTACCTTCTGACGGTGCTTAACTATCGCCAACACGCGTACACCATTCCCCGGGGAGCAACCAACAATTTAAGTCAGAGAAAAACTGAATTCCGGGACCACTATCCCTTTGGCGAACGTTTACCTCTTTCAAGCTGGACCCGCCATTCTATTACATTGGCCAATCAGAACAGTTATTCCAACGCTGAAATATTCTCCCATGCCTACAAACAATTAAACCTGGGAACCCTGGTTGGGGAGCCGACTTTCGGTGCTGTCATATCAACTGGTGGTGCAGGACTTATGGGAGATTCCTATATCCGGCTGCCCTTCCGCGGATGGTTTGTCAAGGCTACGGATCAAAACATGGAGCACGGTCCCGCTGTGCCCGATATAGAGGTCATTAATCCACCGGATTACCGAAGCAAAGAGGATACTCAACTAATACGCGCAGTAGATATCCTACTCCAGCAGATTGACAATGACAACCGGTAA